A part of Bacillota bacterium genomic DNA contains:
- a CDS encoding PAS domain-containing protein, giving the protein MIAWLPWLLVLALGIAVMVLMVRLRRLEEQTDPLQRRCEDLSAEVQHYRSLLHYTMESLQDAVLLVTAEGTIVSANPAASRLLGRGVLGQTLLQRTLCYDLNLLLTRCVQTQRPQHAEIRFPHPHPRTVFVRILPLPTAPQAAVSNYLVVMTDISELRRLEQIRSDFVANVSHELRTPLASIRANAEALLESPPDDPAIQQKFLNTIVQQTERLTRMTDDLLVLAKAEARPIPQAQEIHLSGVVHSLVDQLRAQAEEVEVTLVVDVPEDFIVCAQRDQLEQILWNLIDNAIKYNRRGGQVRIYARKVPEGSEIVVEDTGIGIPNEHLERIFERFYRVDKARSRAKGGTGLGLSIVKHLVEAHGGRVWVESELNVGSRFGFVLPDSRTGCADNVAAS; this is encoded by the coding sequence ATGATAGCGTGGTTGCCGTGGCTGCTGGTGCTGGCTCTGGGCATCGCAGTCATGGTGTTGATGGTGAGGTTGCGTCGTCTCGAAGAACAGACAGATCCCCTCCAGAGGAGGTGCGAAGACCTCTCAGCCGAAGTGCAGCATTACCGCTCGTTGCTCCATTACACGATGGAATCCCTGCAGGATGCGGTGCTGCTGGTTACCGCAGAAGGTACCATCGTCTCCGCAAATCCCGCCGCGTCGCGCTTGCTGGGGAGGGGAGTACTGGGACAGACCCTGTTGCAGCGCACCCTGTGTTACGACCTCAACCTGCTGTTGACCCGCTGCGTGCAGACTCAGCGCCCCCAACATGCGGAGATCCGATTTCCACACCCTCATCCCCGAACGGTGTTTGTGCGCATCCTGCCTCTGCCCACTGCACCCCAGGCTGCCGTCTCGAATTATCTGGTGGTGATGACAGATATCAGTGAATTGCGCCGGCTGGAACAGATTCGCAGCGATTTTGTCGCCAACGTCTCGCATGAGCTGCGCACACCGCTTGCCTCCATCCGCGCCAACGCGGAAGCCCTGCTCGAATCGCCGCCGGACGACCCTGCTATTCAGCAAAAGTTTCTCAACACTATCGTGCAGCAAACCGAACGCCTGACTCGTATGACCGATGACCTGCTGGTGCTGGCTAAGGCGGAGGCGCGTCCCATTCCCCAAGCGCAGGAAATCCACCTGAGCGGTGTGGTGCACTCTCTGGTAGACCAGCTCCGGGCGCAGGCGGAAGAGGTTGAGGTGACGCTGGTTGTGGATGTGCCGGAGGATTTTATCGTCTGTGCGCAGAGGGACCAGCTGGAACAGATTCTGTGGAACCTGATAGACAACGCGATAAAATACAACCGGCGAGGTGGGCAGGTACGCATCTACGCACGAAAGGTACCTGAGGGAAGCGAGATTGTGGTAGAGGATACCGGCATCGGCATCCCCAACGAACACCTCGAGCGCATCTTCGAACGGTTCTACCGCGTGGACAAGGCACGCAGCCGTGCCAAAGGGGGAACCGGGCTGGGGCTGTCCATCGTGAAGCATCTGGTAGAAGCGCATGGAGGGCGCGTATGGGTGGAGAGCGAACTGAACGTGGGTAGCCGTTTCGGCTTTGTGCTGCCCGATAGCCGAACGGGATGCGCTGATAATGTCGCCGCTTCCTGA
- a CDS encoding SpoVR family protein, which translates to MTPQERAELEKFIEQAWEKVHELGLDPFPVHFELVPAHIIYEIGAYGLPARFSHWTFGRDYHRQKTMYEYNIARIYELVINTDPSQAFLLENNSLLANKLVVAHVLGHSDFFKNNTYFAHTDRRMVERARLHADRIRQYEMEYGPQKVEQFLDAVLSIEEHIDPVEPTYRRRAPEEYAQQKPTLTRPSSEFDDLLGRVETPEPPTTRRIPPEPEKDLLLFLRDYARDLEDWQRDIIGMVREEMLYFLPQIRTKIMNEGWASLIHERVLEALPLTPAEHIEFRRMHSSVLSPGSRMSLNPYYVGYQILRDIERRWNGEPPEQDEEPETDWLQRPKPRPVGEGWQKLLEVREMECDVTFLRKYLTESLVKKLDLYTYKLEEVDGELVWRVQETDWEKVRDTLLDSMTNFGVPVVMVEDGDYGRRGELYLKHYYDGKPLDMDYTLRTLKNIYTIWNRPVHLETVVDGDIMVFTYDGQQVTRQERR; encoded by the coding sequence ATGACTCCACAGGAACGCGCTGAGCTGGAAAAGTTCATCGAGCAGGCGTGGGAAAAGGTGCACGAGCTGGGTTTAGACCCCTTCCCCGTGCATTTTGAGCTCGTGCCTGCGCATATCATCTACGAGATTGGCGCGTACGGGCTACCCGCACGCTTCTCGCACTGGACGTTCGGGCGCGATTATCACCGCCAGAAGACGATGTACGAATACAACATCGCCCGTATCTACGAGCTGGTCATCAACACCGACCCGTCGCAGGCGTTTCTGCTGGAGAACAACTCGTTGCTTGCCAACAAGCTGGTGGTGGCGCACGTGCTGGGGCACTCCGATTTCTTCAAAAACAACACCTACTTCGCGCATACCGACCGGCGCATGGTAGAACGCGCCCGCCTGCACGCTGACCGCATCCGCCAGTACGAGATGGAATACGGTCCCCAGAAGGTGGAACAGTTTCTGGACGCGGTGCTGAGCATCGAAGAGCATATCGACCCGGTGGAACCCACCTACCGCCGGCGCGCGCCCGAGGAATACGCCCAGCAAAAGCCGACCCTTACCCGCCCCAGCAGTGAGTTCGATGACCTTCTCGGGCGGGTGGAAACCCCAGAGCCGCCGACCACAAGGCGCATCCCGCCGGAACCGGAGAAAGACCTGTTGCTGTTCCTGCGCGACTATGCCCGCGACCTGGAAGACTGGCAGCGCGACATCATCGGCATGGTGCGCGAGGAGATGCTATACTTCCTGCCGCAAATCCGCACCAAGATAATGAACGAGGGCTGGGCATCGCTGATTCACGAGCGCGTGCTGGAGGCGTTGCCCTTAACTCCCGCCGAGCATATCGAGTTCCGCCGGATGCATTCCAGCGTGCTATCACCGGGCTCGCGGATGAGTCTGAACCCCTATTATGTCGGCTACCAGATTCTGCGCGACATCGAACGGCGATGGAACGGCGAGCCACCCGAACAAGATGAGGAACCCGAAACCGACTGGCTGCAACGTCCCAAACCACGCCCCGTCGGAGAAGGCTGGCAGAAGCTGCTGGAAGTGCGCGAGATGGAATGCGACGTTACCTTCCTGCGCAAATATCTCACCGAATCGCTGGTCAAAAAACTCGACCTGTACACCTACAAGCTGGAAGAGGTGGACGGTGAACTGGTCTGGCGCGTGCAGGAGACCGATTGGGAGAAGGTGCGCGATACCCTGCTGGACTCGATGACCAACTTCGGCGTGCCGGTAGTCATGGTGGAGGACGGCGACTACGGGCGTCGGGGCGAGCTGTACCTTAAACACTACTACGACGGCAAACCGTTAGATATGGACTACACCCTGCGGACATTGAAAAACATCTACACCATCTGGAACCGTCCGGTGCATCTGGAAACGGTGGTAGATGGCGACATCATGGTTTTCACCTACGACGGACAGCAGGTCACCCGGCAGGAAAGGCGATAA
- a CDS encoding TSUP family transporter — MSPLPETPLLHYVLMSLASWSAGLFDAIVGGGGLIQIPALLLLFPHLDPASVLGTNKLISISGTTIAAWQYARGGHVRWRSLRIPILAAFVGSAAGARLAGHLSVSVMRPLVVVLLIAVWVYTWRRKELGLQRRSPLTRCHPDLVTFLIALVVGTYDGFFGPGTGSFMMFGMTTLLGMEFLPATAHTKVLNATTNLAALLTFAWQGHVQWLLAIPFLLANVLGGWLGSRLAMRRGSPFIRKFFLWAVAAILARLIWDMWG, encoded by the coding sequence ATGTCGCCGCTTCCTGAAACACCCCTGCTCCATTATGTGCTGATGAGTCTGGCATCGTGGAGCGCAGGCCTTTTTGACGCCATTGTGGGCGGTGGCGGACTTATCCAGATACCTGCGCTTTTGCTCTTGTTTCCCCACCTTGACCCGGCAAGCGTGCTGGGAACCAACAAGCTCATCTCCATCAGTGGTACAACGATCGCCGCGTGGCAATACGCGCGTGGAGGACATGTGCGCTGGCGAAGCCTGCGCATACCCATTCTGGCAGCGTTTGTCGGTTCAGCGGCGGGAGCGAGGCTGGCAGGGCATCTCAGCGTGTCGGTGATGCGCCCTCTGGTGGTGGTGTTGCTGATAGCAGTCTGGGTATACACATGGCGGCGCAAGGAACTGGGACTTCAGAGACGCAGCCCGCTAACCCGTTGCCACCCGGATCTGGTTACCTTTCTCATCGCGCTGGTCGTCGGCACGTACGACGGCTTCTTCGGGCCGGGCACGGGCAGCTTCATGATGTTCGGCATGACCACGTTGCTGGGTATGGAGTTTCTGCCGGCGACGGCACATACGAAGGTGCTGAATGCCACCACCAACCTTGCCGCGCTGTTGACCTTCGCCTGGCAGGGGCACGTACAGTGGCTGCTGGCGATACCGTTCCTGCTGGCGAACGTGCTGGGCGGCTGGCTGGGCAGTCGGCTGGCAATGCGCCGGGGCAGTCCCTTTATCCGCAAGTTCTTCCTGTGGGCAGTGGCAGCCATTCTGGCAAGACTCATCTGGGACATGTGGGGATAA
- the ftsX gene encoding permease-like cell division protein FtsX, protein MNLSHVEFLVEEALVNLRRNGLMTLAAIGTVALALAVFGGFGLILWRLEKLASSLPPKFAIDVFLKDNVSRQRAQELQKQFEKHPDIAQVTFKPKEQAWPEFQKELQQEITAALPYNPLPDSFVIQVKDPSRTGAVSAWLKSLPEVDAVRDAKEEVDIILSVATVVRWVGIGGTVLLLIATSIIIYNAIRLTVFARRREIRIMQLIGATSATIRTPFVLEGVVQGVLGAWIACGLIFAVSRLVSHFVMRKLVFIDSLGGSPMPVWVVFLALTVLGAAIGGAVSTLSVRKYLQAV, encoded by the coding sequence ATGAACCTTAGCCATGTGGAGTTTCTGGTGGAAGAGGCTCTGGTCAACCTGCGGCGCAACGGCTTGATGACGCTGGCAGCCATCGGCACGGTTGCGCTCGCGCTGGCGGTGTTTGGTGGTTTCGGATTGATCCTGTGGCGACTGGAGAAGCTGGCCAGCAGCCTGCCTCCCAAGTTCGCCATCGACGTGTTCCTGAAGGACAATGTCTCGCGCCAGCGGGCGCAGGAGCTGCAAAAGCAGTTTGAGAAGCACCCCGACATCGCACAGGTAACTTTCAAACCCAAAGAACAGGCATGGCCCGAGTTCCAAAAGGAACTGCAGCAGGAGATTACCGCCGCACTGCCGTATAACCCATTGCCCGACAGCTTCGTCATTCAGGTCAAAGACCCTTCGCGGACAGGGGCGGTCAGCGCATGGCTCAAGAGCCTGCCCGAAGTGGATGCGGTGCGCGACGCGAAGGAAGAGGTGGATATCATCCTGTCGGTGGCAACGGTGGTGCGATGGGTAGGCATCGGCGGTACGGTGTTGCTGCTGATTGCCACCAGCATCATCATCTACAACGCCATCCGCCTCACGGTCTTTGCCCGCCGTCGGGAGATACGCATCATGCAGCTGATTGGCGCAACATCGGCTACCATCCGCACGCCGTTCGTGCTGGAGGGGGTTGTGCAGGGCGTGCTGGGTGCGTGGATTGCCTGTGGGCTGATTTTCGCAGTGTCCAGACTGGTATCTCACTTTGTGATGCGCAAACTGGTGTTCATCGACAGTCTGGGCGGCTCACCGATGCCCGTCTGGGTAGTCTTTCTAGCTCTGACCGTCCTGGGCGCGGCGATAGGGGGTGCAGTCAGCACCCTCTCCGTCCGAAAATACCTGCAAGCAGTGTGA
- a CDS encoding peptidoglycan DD-metalloendopeptidase family protein: protein MGLRWEWLVSLVIVLVIASFAVAKPPQRSSSQPSKPAAASKTELQKKLATVQKQIRQARAEIRQIRKRERAITADLLATEQELDVTRKRLHTVRARLNTVRSLQRKTAARLKELEQRLQQRQQLLARRVRVAYQQGNASTVRVLLGSRDVHDLISRSYVLGRIARADSRLVLAIRQDKEEVAQAKAQLDKQAQEIAQLEAELAQQTYRLYQQTEVKREILQDIARDRQLKEQALDEWEEESRQIAAMLRAMEQTPRGQARLARPFRGGFIRPVNGPIVSGFGMRFHPILKVNRMHNGVDIAAPYGTPIKAAADGEVIFAGYRRGYGNTVIIDHGGGVATLYAHCSALAVGEGATVKQGQVIGYVGATGLATGPHLHFEVRRNGEPVNPL from the coding sequence ATGGGGTTAAGATGGGAATGGCTGGTTAGTCTGGTAATTGTTCTGGTGATTGCATCTTTCGCGGTGGCAAAACCGCCGCAGCGTTCGTCTTCGCAACCCTCCAAGCCAGCCGCCGCCAGCAAGACCGAGCTGCAGAAGAAGCTGGCAACGGTGCAGAAGCAGATTCGACAGGCCCGTGCCGAAATCCGACAGATTCGCAAGCGAGAACGCGCTATCACCGCCGACCTGCTGGCTACCGAGCAAGAGCTGGACGTCACCCGCAAGCGATTGCACACGGTGCGCGCCCGATTGAACACCGTAAGGTCTTTACAGCGCAAAACCGCCGCGCGCCTGAAAGAGCTCGAACAGCGCCTGCAGCAACGCCAGCAGCTGCTCGCCCGCCGTGTGCGCGTGGCTTACCAGCAGGGTAACGCCAGCACGGTGCGCGTCTTGCTCGGTTCGCGGGACGTACATGACCTCATCAGCCGCTCGTACGTGCTGGGGCGTATCGCGCGGGCGGACTCGAGGCTGGTGCTCGCCATCCGGCAAGACAAGGAGGAAGTCGCTCAGGCAAAGGCGCAGCTGGACAAGCAGGCACAGGAAATCGCCCAGCTGGAAGCGGAACTGGCGCAGCAAACCTACCGTTTATACCAGCAGACAGAGGTCAAACGGGAAATATTGCAGGACATCGCCCGCGACCGCCAGCTGAAGGAGCAGGCGCTGGATGAATGGGAAGAGGAGTCGCGCCAGATTGCCGCGATGTTGCGGGCGATGGAGCAGACCCCGCGGGGTCAGGCTCGCCTCGCCCGACCGTTCCGCGGGGGGTTCATCCGTCCGGTCAACGGGCCGATTGTATCGGGCTTCGGGATGCGGTTTCACCCCATTTTGAAAGTGAACCGAATGCACAACGGTGTGGACATCGCTGCGCCTTACGGCACCCCGATTAAAGCCGCAGCGGACGGGGAGGTCATCTTCGCGGGATACCGGCGCGGCTACGGTAACACGGTCATTATCGACCATGGCGGGGGCGTGGCGACGCTGTACGCGCACTGTTCCGCGCTGGCGGTGGGCGAGGGTGCGACGGTAAAGCAGGGGCAGGTTATCGGATACGTGGGGGCAACCGGACTGGCTACGGGACCGCACCTGCACTTTGAGGTACGCCGCAACGGCGAACCCGTGAACCCCTTGTAG
- a CDS encoding protein prkA — protein MKPSDFLKQAEELRQSEQSLYWEGTFADYLEIVTKNPQVADLAHARVYDMIMAAGVDEPEGRPKQYRFFRSEIFGLDKTLQQIVDEYFAPAAKRLDVRKRILMLVGPVGGGKSTLVTMLKRGLERYSRTEQGAVYAIKGCPMHEEPLHLIPEDLRADFRRQFGIYIEGDLCPVCRWRLKEEFHGKIDQVPVERIFFSERNRIGIGTFKPSDPKSQDVSELTGSVNLQMLTEIGVESDPRVYNFDGELNIANRGIMEFIEMLKADKRFLYELNTVAGEQMIKASRFALIYCDLVVVAHTNEYEYNAYFSNKENEAMIDRIFVVKVPYNLRVSDEVRIYEKLIAQSEVQEDGVDLRKVHIAPHALRVASMFAVLSRLKPSKKSGLSLMTKMKLYDGEKQVGEWDQRHLKELQEEYPDEGMQGVSPRFIINRISSAIARSGKSCITPIDVLRSLRDGLAEYTSNEEEKRKLLGLIDEVRKEYDELAKKEIQRAFVYSYEKAAQTLLDNYLDNVDAYCNRTKVKDPITGEDMEPDEKLMRSIEEQIGISENAKREFREGILRSVASLARRNVRFDVNSDERLKEAIERKLFADLKDVVKITTSVATPNEEQLKKMNEVVDRLCAEHGYCPVCASEVMRYVGTLLNR, from the coding sequence ATGAAGCCATCGGATTTCCTGAAACAGGCGGAGGAGCTGCGTCAGAGCGAACAGTCTCTATACTGGGAAGGCACGTTCGCGGACTATCTGGAGATTGTCACCAAAAACCCGCAGGTGGCAGACCTGGCGCACGCCCGCGTATACGACATGATTATGGCTGCGGGGGTAGACGAACCGGAAGGGCGTCCGAAGCAGTATCGCTTCTTCCGTTCGGAAATTTTCGGGCTGGATAAGACCCTGCAGCAGATTGTGGACGAATACTTCGCCCCTGCCGCCAAGAGGCTGGACGTGCGCAAGCGCATCCTGATGCTGGTGGGTCCCGTGGGCGGAGGCAAGTCCACGCTGGTGACCATGCTCAAGCGCGGGCTGGAGCGATATTCGCGTACCGAGCAGGGCGCGGTCTACGCCATTAAAGGCTGTCCCATGCACGAGGAACCGCTACACCTCATCCCCGAAGACCTGCGGGCAGATTTCCGCCGACAGTTCGGCATCTACATCGAGGGCGACCTGTGCCCTGTGTGTCGTTGGCGACTGAAGGAGGAGTTCCACGGCAAAATCGATCAGGTGCCCGTCGAACGCATCTTCTTCTCCGAGCGCAACCGAATCGGCATCGGCACCTTCAAGCCCTCCGACCCCAAGTCGCAGGACGTGTCGGAACTGACGGGCAGCGTGAACCTGCAGATGCTCACCGAAATCGGGGTGGAGAGCGACCCGCGCGTGTACAACTTCGACGGCGAGCTGAACATCGCCAACCGCGGCATTATGGAGTTCATCGAAATGCTCAAAGCGGACAAGCGGTTCCTGTACGAGCTCAACACCGTTGCCGGCGAGCAGATGATTAAAGCCTCCCGGTTCGCACTCATCTATTGCGACCTTGTCGTCGTGGCTCACACGAACGAGTACGAGTACAACGCCTACTTCTCCAACAAGGAGAACGAGGCAATGATTGACCGCATCTTCGTGGTCAAAGTGCCTTACAACCTGCGCGTTAGCGATGAAGTGCGTATCTACGAGAAGCTCATTGCCCAGAGCGAGGTACAGGAAGACGGCGTGGACCTGAGAAAGGTGCATATCGCACCGCATGCCCTGCGCGTGGCGAGCATGTTCGCCGTGCTCAGCCGCCTGAAGCCCTCCAAGAAGAGTGGCTTGAGCCTGATGACCAAGATGAAGCTCTATGACGGCGAGAAGCAGGTGGGCGAATGGGACCAGCGCCACCTGAAGGAGCTGCAGGAAGAGTATCCCGATGAAGGAATGCAGGGGGTGTCGCCGCGCTTCATCATCAACCGCATCTCCAGCGCGATTGCCCGCAGTGGCAAGTCGTGCATCACGCCTATCGACGTGCTGCGCAGCCTGCGCGATGGTCTCGCGGAATATACCAGCAACGAGGAAGAGAAGCGTAAGCTGCTGGGGCTGATCGACGAAGTGCGCAAGGAATACGACGAGCTCGCCAAAAAGGAGATCCAGAGGGCATTCGTCTACTCGTACGAGAAAGCGGCGCAGACCCTGCTGGACAACTATCTGGACAACGTGGACGCATACTGCAACCGCACCAAGGTGAAAGACCCCATCACCGGCGAGGATATGGAACCCGACGAGAAGTTGATGCGCTCCATCGAGGAGCAGATTGGCATCTCGGAGAACGCCAAACGCGAGTTCCGCGAGGGTATCCTGCGTTCCGTCGCTTCGCTGGCACGGCGCAACGTCCGCTTCGACGTCAACAGCGACGAGCGGCTCAAGGAAGCCATCGAGCGCAAGCTGTTTGCTGACCTCAAGGACGTGGTGAAGATTACCACTTCGGTGGCCACACCTAACGAAGAACAGCTGAAGAAGATGAACGAAGTGGTAGACCGCCTGTGCGCCGAGCACGGTTATTGCCCCGTGTGCGCCAGCGAGGTGATGCGCTACGTGGGTACCTTACTGAACCGGTAA
- a CDS encoding DUF444 family protein: MWHHPPFILSQDPWDLHHRAERDRQRHNEKVKEVIKQNLGEIISQQDIITAHDGKIVKIPIRGLELPRIRFDPNAGKRVGQGSGGTQPGDILGRQQGEGQGAGKQAGTEPGVDFYEAEFTIEELMELVFEDLHLPNLQEKGNKQVMADTTQFNTIARKGPLSNIDRKRTLIEAYKRSAKEGKPGFQIHADDRRFRSWEVVPEPQRNAVIFAMRDVSGSMGEFEAYICRSFYFWMLRFLRTKYTNTEIVFITCHTIAKEVDEHEFFAAGDSGGTKLSEAYKLALEIIDKRYNPREWNIYPFLFSDGYNWGDREVVQLVEQMASISNLIGYGEIADELWGHADAFAPLGQALQERFASDPRVVLVRITSKEDVWPALKRFFSKHPEVGTA; this comes from the coding sequence ATGTGGCATCATCCACCCTTTATCCTTTCGCAAGACCCGTGGGACCTGCACCATCGCGCGGAGCGTGACCGCCAGCGCCATAACGAAAAGGTGAAGGAGGTCATTAAACAGAACCTGGGCGAGATTATCAGCCAGCAGGACATCATCACCGCCCACGACGGCAAGATCGTGAAAATCCCCATCCGCGGGCTGGAGCTGCCGCGTATCCGCTTCGACCCGAACGCCGGTAAGCGCGTGGGTCAGGGCAGCGGCGGCACCCAACCTGGCGACATCTTGGGACGGCAACAGGGCGAAGGGCAGGGCGCAGGCAAGCAAGCCGGAACCGAACCCGGCGTGGACTTCTATGAGGCGGAGTTCACCATCGAGGAGCTGATGGAGCTGGTGTTCGAAGACCTGCACCTGCCCAACCTGCAGGAAAAGGGCAACAAGCAGGTGATGGCGGACACCACCCAGTTCAACACCATCGCCCGCAAGGGCCCACTCTCCAATATCGACCGTAAGCGCACGCTCATCGAAGCGTACAAGCGCAGCGCGAAGGAAGGCAAACCGGGCTTCCAGATACACGCCGATGACCGTCGCTTCCGCTCGTGGGAAGTGGTGCCCGAGCCGCAGCGCAACGCCGTCATCTTCGCGATGCGCGATGTGTCGGGCAGCATGGGCGAGTTCGAGGCGTACATCTGCCGCTCGTTCTACTTCTGGATGCTGCGCTTCCTGCGCACCAAATACACCAACACCGAGATTGTCTTTATCACCTGTCATACCATCGCCAAAGAGGTGGACGAACACGAGTTCTTCGCAGCGGGTGATTCGGGAGGCACCAAACTCTCGGAAGCATATAAGCTCGCGCTGGAGATTATCGATAAACGCTATAACCCGCGCGAGTGGAACATCTATCCCTTCCTTTTCTCCGACGGTTACAACTGGGGCGACCGCGAGGTGGTGCAACTGGTCGAGCAGATGGCGTCCATCAGCAACCTGATTGGCTACGGCGAGATTGCCGACGAGCTGTGGGGGCATGCGGATGCTTTCGCGCCGCTGGGGCAGGCGCTGCAAGAACGTTTCGCCAGTGACCCGCGCGTGGTGTTGGTGCGTATCACCAGCAAAGAGGACGTCTGGCCCGCGCTAAAGAGGTTCTTCAGCAAGCACCCGGAGGTCGGTACAGCATGA
- a CDS encoding response regulator transcription factor produces the protein MKILVVDDEQPLLDALQYALQREGFEVVTATDSEDALRLFHEQNPDLVVLDVMLPTRSGFEVCQILRKRSNVPIIMLTAKGAETDRVVGLEIGADDYVTKPFSMRELIARIKSVMRRAKAAVPVAGNVLKAGELSLDVERHEARLGDTLLSLSPKEFDLLRFLMEHPGQVFSRQTLLDRVWGEERYIEERTVDVHIHWLREKIESDPRKPKYLLTVRGVGYKFRG, from the coding sequence ATGAAAATCCTTGTCGTTGACGACGAACAGCCGCTGCTGGACGCTCTGCAGTATGCACTGCAGCGTGAAGGGTTTGAGGTCGTCACCGCTACCGACTCGGAGGATGCCCTGCGGCTTTTTCACGAACAGAACCCGGACCTGGTGGTTCTGGATGTGATGCTGCCCACGCGCAGCGGGTTTGAAGTGTGCCAGATTCTGCGCAAGCGCAGCAACGTGCCCATCATCATGCTGACGGCTAAAGGGGCAGAAACAGACCGCGTGGTGGGACTGGAAATCGGCGCGGACGATTACGTGACCAAACCGTTCAGCATGAGGGAGCTCATAGCGCGCATCAAGTCGGTGATGCGACGCGCGAAGGCTGCTGTTCCTGTGGCGGGAAACGTGTTGAAGGCGGGCGAACTGAGCCTTGACGTGGAGCGCCACGAAGCCCGGCTGGGCGACACTCTGCTGTCCCTTTCGCCGAAAGAGTTTGACCTGCTGCGCTTCCTGATGGAGCACCCGGGGCAGGTGTTCTCCCGACAAACCTTGCTGGACCGTGTGTGGGGCGAGGAAAGATATATCGAAGAGCGTACGGTAGATGTGCATATCCACTGGTTACGGGAAAAAATCGAGTCCGATCCGCGCAAGCCGAAGTATCTGTTGACAGTGCGTGGGGTTGGCTACAAGTTTCGAGGATGA
- the ftsE gene encoding cell division ATP-binding protein FtsE has product MIEIQEASVTYPNGVHALRNINLRVEKGEFVFLVGATGAGKSTLLKLITREVLPSHGKVIVAGRNVAEIPPHEVPYYRRMMGVVFQDFGLLPNKTVWENVAFALRVLGLPRKEIRKRTANAIELVGLLRRCDSFPAQLSGGEAQRVAIARAIANDPPLLLADEPTGNLDPDTSWDIMQLLSHINIRGTTVLVASHDKYVIDRMRKRVVMLDRGTIVSDVPCGVYTHEP; this is encoded by the coding sequence ATGATAGAGATACAGGAAGCGTCAGTGACATATCCCAACGGCGTGCACGCGCTCCGAAACATCAACCTGCGCGTGGAGAAGGGGGAGTTTGTCTTTCTGGTGGGAGCCACCGGGGCGGGCAAGTCCACCTTGCTCAAGCTCATCACGCGCGAGGTGTTGCCCTCTCACGGCAAGGTGATTGTGGCTGGACGCAACGTTGCCGAGATACCTCCCCACGAAGTGCCCTACTACCGCCGGATGATGGGAGTGGTGTTTCAGGATTTCGGGCTTCTGCCCAATAAAACCGTGTGGGAGAATGTGGCATTCGCCCTGCGAGTACTGGGGCTTCCACGCAAGGAGATTCGCAAACGCACCGCCAACGCCATCGAGCTCGTGGGGCTTCTGCGCCGGTGCGACAGCTTCCCCGCCCAGCTGTCGGGAGGCGAAGCACAGCGGGTTGCTATCGCGCGCGCCATCGCCAACGACCCGCCTCTGCTTCTGGCGGATGAGCCGACAGGTAACCTGGACCCCGATACCTCGTGGGACATCATGCAGCTGCTCAGCCACATCAACATCCGCGGTACCACGGTGCTCGTCGCCAGCCATGATAAATACGTGATAGACCGAATGCGCAAGCGCGTGGTGATGCTGGATAGAGGTACCATTGTCAGCGACGTTCCGTGTGGGGTGTACACGCATGAACCTTAG